A single region of the Oncorhynchus keta strain PuntledgeMale-10-30-2019 chromosome 37, Oket_V2, whole genome shotgun sequence genome encodes:
- the LOC118377266 gene encoding collagen alpha-1(VIII) chain-like — protein MPQHMPYGKEMPYVLPQYGQELPQMLPQMHEQPQMPPNKGKGKGQSYPSNGKGLGGQPPDDRGLQGPGPEGPPGAQGPPGPQGPPGMLGQGMPGPHGKPGPPGPQGYPGIGKPGMPGMPGKPGGGGQPGPKGDLGPGGDVGPMGMPGGPGLPGPPGLPGIGKPGGQGLPGQPGPRGEPGHKGIPGLPGLPGPKGDKGIGLPGLPGLKGPGGPPGPPGQGGLPGVGKPGLNGLPGLPGGAGKPGPPGEGGLAGPPGEGGEPGPPGLPGIGKPGHDGLPGQPGFPGGKGESGPPGLPGGSGLPGYGKPGYPGPKGDKGHGGFSGAPGPKGDKGHGGLPGQEGLPGPNGPPGLPGTIGPPGGLGFPGPKGEGGNGGPKGLPGPKGEPGPPGLPGQGGYPGEGGQPGPRGIPGPLGPKGDNGHKGLPGLPGAPGMPGSRGEGGMPGEKGHQGPKGIPGNFGPGGPLGPPGLPGPKGELGPPGKPGYPGEGKPGVPGALGPQGKPGNGGPPGQPGQPGQPGPPGPPGPPTQPPGLGEILPELGPGLDGLKQGGYKKPKNGGDRNGLEMPAFTAQLTNPFPPVGSPVVFDKLLYNGHQDYNPQTGVFSCTIPGIYYFAYHVHCKGANVWVALVKNNEPVMYTYDEYKKGSLDQASGSAVLPLQQGDTVHVQLPSDQAAGLYAGQYVHSSFSGYLLYPM, from the exons ATGCCACAACATATGCCATACGGCAAAGAGATGCCATATGTGCTGCCACAGTATGGGCAAGAGCTTCCACAGATGCTTCCACAGATGCACGAACAACCCCAGATGCCACCCAATAAGGGCAAGGGAAAAG GTCAGTCATATCCCAGTAATGGGAAAGGCCTTGGAGGGCAACCACCTGATGATAGGGGACTACAGGGTCCTGGTCCCGAGGGGCCACCAGGAGCCCAAGGGCCTCCAGGACCACAGGGCCCTCCAGGGATGCTAGGTCAAGGGATGCCCGGCCCCCATGGAAAACCAGGCCCTCCTGGTCCCCAAGGGTATCCTGGTATAGGAAAACCCGGAATGCCGGGAATGCCCGGTAAACCTGGTGGAGGCGGCCAACCTGGTCCGAAGGGCGACCTTGGTCCTGGTGGTGATGTAGGACCAATGGGGATGCCTGGGGGGCCAGGTCTTCCAGGGCCACCAGGCCTGCCAGGCATCGGGAAGCCAGGGGGTCAGGGACTGCCTGGGCAGCCTGGGCCTCGAGGGGAGCCTGGACACAAGGGCATACCTGGACTGCCTGGTCTTCCTGGGCCCAAGGGAGACAAAGGGATTGGCTTGCCAGGATTGCCAGGTTTGAAAGGACCTGGTGGACCTCCTGGGCCTCCTGGTCAAGGGGGTTTGCCAGGGGTTGGAAAACCAGGTTTGAATGGACTACCAGGATTGCCCGGGGGGGCAGGAAAACCAGGCCCACCTGGAGAAGGAGGACTTGCGGGTCCACCAGGTGAAGGGGGAGAACCAGGACCACCTGGGCTACCAGGTATTGGCAAGCCCGGGCATGATGGTTTGCCAGGACAACCAGGGTTCCCAGGCGGTAAAGGGGAATCAGGCCCACCAGGTTTGCCAGGGGGCTCAGGCCTACCTGGTTACGGAAAGCCAGGATATCCTGGACCAAAAGGAGACAAAGGACATGGAGGTTTTTCTGGAGCTCCAGGCCCAAAAGGTGACAAAGGTCATGGAGGTCTCCCAGGGCAGGAAGGCCTTCCTGGACCCAACGGGCCACCGGGCCTGCCCGGTACCATTGGGCCACCTGGGGGTCTTGGTTTCCCAGGTCCGAAGGGAGAAGGTGGCAATGGAGGGCCAAAGGGGCTGCCAGGTCCTAAAGGTGAGCCAGGGCCTCCAGGGCTTCCTGGACAGGGTGGATATCCTGGAGAGGGTGGTCAACCAGGACCGAGAGGTATACCAGGGCCACTGGGTCCGAAAGGGGATAACGGCCACAAAGGGTTACCTGGCCTCCCTGGAGCTCCTGGAATGCCCGGTTCAAGGGGAGAAGGTGGAATGCCCGGAGAAAAAGGTCACCAGGGACCCAAGGGAATACCTGGAAATTTTGGTCCAGGTGGGCCACTTGGTCCTCCCGGTCTTCCCGGGCCAAAAGGCGAGCTTGGTCCACCAGGGAAACCTGGCTACCCCGGCGAAGGTAAACCTGGTGTTCCAGGCGCTTTAGGGCCCCAAGGGAAACCTGGCAACGGTGGACCCCCTGGTCAGCCTGGACAACCAGGACAACCTGGTCCCCCTGGCCCACCCGGACCCCCCACCCAACCACCTGGTCTTGGTGAAATCCTCCCTGAGCTGGGTCCTGGTCTGGACGGTCTTAAACAAGGTGGTTACAAGAAACCAAAGAATGGAGGGGACAGGAACGGCCTGGAGATGCCAGCATTCACGGCTCAGCTCACCAATCCTTTCCCCCCCGTAGGCTCCCCTGTGGTCTTTGACAAGCTCCTGTACAATGGTCATCAGGACTACAATCCCCAAACCGGCGTCTTCAGCTGTACCATACCGGGAATCTATTACTTTGCTTACCACGTCCACTGCAAAGGAGCGAATGTGTGGGTGGCGCTGGTCAAGAACAATGAGCCTGTGATGTACACATATGATGAGTACAAAAAGGGCAGCCTGGACCAGGCGTCAGGGAGCGCTGTGCTCCCTTTACAGCAAGGAGACACTGTGCATGTACAGCTTCCATCTGACCAGGCAGCAGGACTTTATGCCGGTCAATATGTCCACTCTTCATTCTCCGGATATTTATTGTACCCAATGTAa
- the LOC118383634 gene encoding protein jagunal homolog 1-B yields MASRAGPRATGTDGSDFQHRERVASHYQMSVALKSEIRKLNIVHVLIWLLLAAQVTVSQLNLVSHSVVAAPYQWEYPYLLSIIPSLFSFMALPKNNISYLVISMISAGLFCIAPLIYGGMEMFPVAQQLYRHGKAYRFIFGFSAVSVMYLVMVIAVQVHGWQIYYSKKLLDAWFTSTQDKKKK; encoded by the exons ATGGCTTCCCGAGCTGGACCTCGAGCTACTGGCACAGATGGAAGTGACTTTCAGCACCGCGAGAGAGTGGCCTCACACTACCAGATGAG TGTCGCCCTCAAGTCCGAGATCCGTAAGCTGAACATCGTCCATGTTCTGATCTGGCTCCTCTTAGCTGCCCAGGTGACAGTGAGCCAGCTGAACCTAGTGTCCCACAGTGTGGTGGCTGCTCCCTACCAGTGGGAGTACCCCTACCTGCTCAGTATCATCCCCTCCCTCTTCAGCTTCATGGCCCTGCCCAAAAACAACATCAGCTACCTGGTGATCTCCATGATCAGTGCCGGCCTCTTCTGCATAGCACCGCTCATCTATGGGGGCATGGAGATGTTCCCGGTGGCCCAGCAGCTGTACCGCCACGGCAAGGCCTACCGCTTCATCTTCGGCTTCTCTGCCGTGTCCGTCATGTACCTGGTGATGGTGATCGCGGTGCAGGTGCACGGCTGGCAGATCTACTACAG